The following are encoded together in the Montipora foliosa isolate CH-2021 chromosome 12, ASM3666993v2, whole genome shotgun sequence genome:
- the LOC137980451 gene encoding BRISC and BRCA1-A complex member 2-like has protein sequence MAADLLQRFHPQIEKFVDAVLSNEGFGVCGELPKVVDPKTSVSHPCAAIRACDRFKVLIPYAGRKLKWEVIFSQTQPDFPPDFIFGSQDLEFVPDIRELKSLENWDANDPQSLLKLIKELIGQYKEYQRKQVEHMPRINFEYTTLEADSKYPDFEVHVMKGQQASDIVVNFMIKLPVDLSDVPPYMIKECPGEDMACLFVSYASMNGDNVTPTLLLSPRVERAFGGSSSLRIPHWGGVHGCLLEYLPLIQELFEAKVEQVCQAYQKRREYVAAFLSAFGSSILEYDAEGFMKLSLLFQVQGFFCIVHIELDRNFPQEAPAFYIQSIYHEKNNQPYEKLETGYPYSPRWSGDEMAERARSFLMETIPAFKESSLHNAKF, from the exons ATGGCCGCTGATCTGCTGCAGCGTTTCCACCCACAGATTGAAAAATTTGTAGATGCCGTGCTGAGTAATGAAGGTTTTGGCGTTTGTGGAGAATTGCCAAAAGTCGTCGATCCAAAAAcaag CGTGTCTCATCCATGTGCTGCCATTAGAGCTTGTGATAGATTCAAAGTGTTAATTCCATATGCTGGTAGAAAATTAAAAT GGGAGGTGATTTTTAGCCAAACTCAACCAGATTTTCCTCCTGATTTCATATTTGGCTCACAAGACCTAGAGTTTGTTCCTGACATTCGTGAACTCAAG TCATTAGAAAACTGGGATGCGAATGATCCACAGAGCTTACTAAAACTGATAAAAGAGCTTATCGGTCAGTACAAAGAATACCAACGAAAACAAGTGGAGCACATGCCTAGGATAAATTTTGAATACACCACCCTTGAAGCTGACAGTAAATATCCTGACTTTGAAGTGCATGTCATGAAAGGTCAACAG GCCTCTGATATTGTGGTCAACTTCATGATCAAGCTGCCAGTCGACCTTAGTGACGTGCCACCTTATATGATAAAG GAGTGTCCAGGGGAGGACATGGCATGCCTGTTTGTATCTTATGCCTCTATGAATGGTGACAATGTCACACCAACACTTCTGTTATCTCCAAGGGTAGAAAG AGCATTTGGTGGCTCCAGTAGTCTGCGCATCCCCCACTGGGGAGGTGTGCATGGATGCCTATTGGAGTATCTACCTCTCATTCAAGAACTTTTTGAGGCAAAG GTTGAACAAGTTTGTCAGGCATACCAGAAAAGACGTGAATATGTTGCTGCATTTCTGAGTGCTTTTGGAAG TTCAATTTTAGAGTATGACGCTGAGGGATTCATGAAGCTGTCCCTTTTATTCCAAGTGCAAGGATTCTTTTGCATTGTTCATA ttgAACTGGACAGAAACTTCCCTCAAGAAGCACCAGCATTTTATATTCAGTCCATTTATCATGAGAAAAATAACCAACCATATGAGAAGTTAGAAACAGGATACCCCTACAGCCCAAGGTGGTCTGGGGATGAAATGGCTGAGAGAGCAAG ATCTTTCTTGATGGAAACAATACCAGCTTTCAAGGAGTCCTCACTGCACAATGCCAAATTTTAA
- the LOC137980450 gene encoding uncharacterized protein isoform X1 yields MFSWYGIMCSFNIGLFSLFIATASLSSASCFDVKCDFGVAYYPTNTSVLVNGSLTSNFSHARNCHVMYRSESALIRVAVGGLNDSSNLRALYSMIIGKATVLFVGVAHLRDLANSNKYYFHACPQGHTQQDLDILFFGSPEKEEIDVKIELDPSVLTPGEPANLSVRPNGLANVTAFDIENEQNLTSLIQILVSSNDDVECLLMVSQSCSSMQSQGLAEKRIDNTQSSIKLTFTKSGAITLSQYSKPKIATGRWYIGISCKSTDQETTLPKNVAVTVKKGYTYDMLGKTLPIAYVCIIAVIGGISIAVFAHFFLNPDFGKCSFSGHDHLEVTQNRNRSPSMEMSDCCREPLPRGTFLFKEWFKVIFLAWFGQGIKTYSYLTAVLAISFMVGSAQFVIARWSSMIEDGNRDLCYYNELCYRPIAIADMPSNFMLSNVPYIIHGFLLALSFSFREAIKQEACSRSSRRYSMESARLTLLAPYDYSVAYALSWALVFEGLFSATYHLCPSRLTFQFDSAFMFIISGLVVVSLYNCRVKRIFPSGPEDRTMKHPSETAVQAPKYFLFFVAPLLVFNYIGSVKDTHTELPLSLKVIYWLTLVAWFIVMYFWTIQKVGVPCCWKRCNCGPDDDCWDMKAIIKWIWITLFPLCLLIIGFKQKDDWSQIFLFSCVAAVVLTILGLISFDIAMDFKRHHQSGENNFFQPKQIFRMLLCNWHRVLYVIATFLFWVFAMYFFKIKSTTRKVEKPSVSRTKNQECILWDFFDYHDIWHMLSSFALFMSAYLLIYVTRKVEIYFWHCDDNPQAERGVVRQEEQVHPCNVIIPCSVDGEQAVEQANNVQPTVNGETNV; encoded by the exons ATGTTTTCATGGTATG GAATCATGTGCTCTTTTAACATTGGCCTTTTCTCACTGTTTATTGCCACTGCAAGTTTATCATCAGCAAGTTGTTTCGATGTCAAGTGTGACTTCGGTGTTGCATATTACCCAACAAATACTTCAGTTCTTGTAAATGGATCCCTGACTTCAAACTTTAGTCATGCTCGAAACTGCCATGTCATGTATAGATCAGAATCAGCATTAATTCGAGTTGCAGTAGGTGGGCTTAATGATTCAAGCAACTTGAGGGCACTCTACTCGATGATTATTGGAAAAGCCACTGTCCTTTTTGTGGGTGTGGCACATCTTCGTGATCTCGCTAACAGCAACAAATACTATTTCCATGCTTGTCCTCAAGGTCACACTCAACAAGACCTCGATATTCTCTTCTTTGGATCACCAGAGAAGGAGGAAATTGACGTAAAGATTGAGTTGGATCCTTCTGTGTTGACACCTGGCGAACCAGCTAACCTCTCTGTTAGGCCTAATGGTTTGGCCAATGTGACGGCTTTTGATATTGAAAATGAACAGAATTTGACCAGTCTCATTCAAATACTCGTGTCTTCCAATGATGACGTGGAGTGTCTCCTCATGGTATCACAAAGCTGTTCTTCTATGCAAAGTCAAGGACTTGCTGAAAAAAGAATTGACAATACCCAGTCATCCATCAAACTAACTTTCACCAAATCAGGTGCCATCACTTTATCGCAATATTCAAAACCTAAGATTGCAACAGGGCGATGGTACATTGGAATCAGCTGCAAAAGTACAGACCAAGAGACAACTTTACCAAAGAATGTTGCTGTAACTGTGAAAAAAGGATATACATATGACATGCTTGGCAAGACTCTACCCATAGCGTATGTGTGTATTATAGCTGTTATTGGTGGCATATCTATTGCTGtttttgcacatttctttctCAATCCTGACTTTGGCAAGTGTTCATTTTCAGGCCATGATCACTTAGAAGTAACTCAAAACAGGAACAGATCTCCAAGCATGGAAATGTCTGACTGTTGTCGAGAACCGTTACCTAGGGGGACATTCCTTTTCAAGGAATGGTTCAAAGTGATCTTTTTGGCGTGGTTTGGACAAGGTATCAAGACATATTCTTACCTGACTGCAGTTCTGGCCATAAGCTTTATGGTTGGATCAGCACAATTTGTGATTGCACGTTGGTCCAGCATGATTGAAGATGGCAATCGTGACCTTTGCTATTACAATGAGCTTTGCTACCGCCCGATTGCCATTGCCGATATGCCGTCTAACTTTATGCTCAGCAATGTTCCTTACATTATCCACGGTTTCTTGTTGGCTCTCTCTTTTTCCTTTAGGGAGGCAATAAAGCAAGAAGCCTGTTCTAGATCTAGTCGAAGGTATTCAATGGAAAGTGCTCGTCTTACTCTTTTGGCACCATACGACTACTCTGTGGCATATGCACTTTCCTGGGCTTTGGTCTTTGAAGGTCTCTTTTCCGCCACTTACCATCTCTGCCCATCTCGGCTCACTTTTCAGTTTGACTCAGCCTTCATGTTCATCATCTCAGGGCTGGTTGTAGTATCCCTGTACAACTGTAGAGTAAAAAGAATATTTCCTTCTGGACCAGAAGATCGCACCATGAAACACCCCAGTGAGACAGCTGTCCAAGCACCAAAATACTTCTTATTCTTTGTTGCACCACTGCTGGTGTTTAATTACATTGGTTCTGTGAAAGACACCCATACTGAGCTTCCGCTTTCCCTTAAAGTGATTTACTGGCTTACCTTGGTTGCATGGTTCATTGTCATGTACTTTTGGACCATCCAAAAGGTGGGAGTTCCATGTTGCTGGAAAAGATGCAATTGTGGTCCTGATGACGATTGCTGGGATATGAAAGCTATAATTAAGTGGATCTGGATCACCCTGTTTCCTCTTTGCTTGCTTATCATTGGTTTCAAGCAGAAAGATGATTGGtcccaaattttcctgttttcaTGTGTTGCTGCTGTGGTCTTGACCATTCTAGGCTTGATAAGTTTTGATATAGCCATGGATTTTAAAAGGCATCATCAAAGTggagaaaataatttctttcaacCAAAACAGATTTTCAGAATGCTACTTTGTAACTGGCATCGTGTGCTGTATGTGATCGCAACCTTTTTATTCTGGGTATTTGCCATGTACTTCTTTAAGATAAAATCCACAACACGCAAGGTTGAGAAACCAAGTGTCTCTCGTACTAAGAATCAAGAGTGTATCCTGTGGGATTTTTTCGACTACCATGACATCTGGCACATGTTGTCTTCATTTGCTCTCTTTATGAGTGCATACTTGCTGATATATGTCACCAGAAAAGTGGAGATTTACTTCTGGCATTGTGATGACAACCCTCAAGCTGAGAGAGGTGTTGTAAGGCAAGAGGAGCAGGTGCATCCATGCAATGTTATTATACCTTGTTCAG TGGATGGGGAACAGGCTGTCGAACAGGCAAATAATGTACAGCCCACTGTCAATGGTGAAACAAATGTATAG
- the LOC137980450 gene encoding uncharacterized protein isoform X2: protein MCSFNIGLFSLFIATASLSSASCFDVKCDFGVAYYPTNTSVLVNGSLTSNFSHARNCHVMYRSESALIRVAVGGLNDSSNLRALYSMIIGKATVLFVGVAHLRDLANSNKYYFHACPQGHTQQDLDILFFGSPEKEEIDVKIELDPSVLTPGEPANLSVRPNGLANVTAFDIENEQNLTSLIQILVSSNDDVECLLMVSQSCSSMQSQGLAEKRIDNTQSSIKLTFTKSGAITLSQYSKPKIATGRWYIGISCKSTDQETTLPKNVAVTVKKGYTYDMLGKTLPIAYVCIIAVIGGISIAVFAHFFLNPDFGKCSFSGHDHLEVTQNRNRSPSMEMSDCCREPLPRGTFLFKEWFKVIFLAWFGQGIKTYSYLTAVLAISFMVGSAQFVIARWSSMIEDGNRDLCYYNELCYRPIAIADMPSNFMLSNVPYIIHGFLLALSFSFREAIKQEACSRSSRRYSMESARLTLLAPYDYSVAYALSWALVFEGLFSATYHLCPSRLTFQFDSAFMFIISGLVVVSLYNCRVKRIFPSGPEDRTMKHPSETAVQAPKYFLFFVAPLLVFNYIGSVKDTHTELPLSLKVIYWLTLVAWFIVMYFWTIQKVGVPCCWKRCNCGPDDDCWDMKAIIKWIWITLFPLCLLIIGFKQKDDWSQIFLFSCVAAVVLTILGLISFDIAMDFKRHHQSGENNFFQPKQIFRMLLCNWHRVLYVIATFLFWVFAMYFFKIKSTTRKVEKPSVSRTKNQECILWDFFDYHDIWHMLSSFALFMSAYLLIYVTRKVEIYFWHCDDNPQAERGVVRQEEQVHPCNVIIPCSVDGEQAVEQANNVQPTVNGETNV from the exons ATGTGCTCTTTTAACATTGGCCTTTTCTCACTGTTTATTGCCACTGCAAGTTTATCATCAGCAAGTTGTTTCGATGTCAAGTGTGACTTCGGTGTTGCATATTACCCAACAAATACTTCAGTTCTTGTAAATGGATCCCTGACTTCAAACTTTAGTCATGCTCGAAACTGCCATGTCATGTATAGATCAGAATCAGCATTAATTCGAGTTGCAGTAGGTGGGCTTAATGATTCAAGCAACTTGAGGGCACTCTACTCGATGATTATTGGAAAAGCCACTGTCCTTTTTGTGGGTGTGGCACATCTTCGTGATCTCGCTAACAGCAACAAATACTATTTCCATGCTTGTCCTCAAGGTCACACTCAACAAGACCTCGATATTCTCTTCTTTGGATCACCAGAGAAGGAGGAAATTGACGTAAAGATTGAGTTGGATCCTTCTGTGTTGACACCTGGCGAACCAGCTAACCTCTCTGTTAGGCCTAATGGTTTGGCCAATGTGACGGCTTTTGATATTGAAAATGAACAGAATTTGACCAGTCTCATTCAAATACTCGTGTCTTCCAATGATGACGTGGAGTGTCTCCTCATGGTATCACAAAGCTGTTCTTCTATGCAAAGTCAAGGACTTGCTGAAAAAAGAATTGACAATACCCAGTCATCCATCAAACTAACTTTCACCAAATCAGGTGCCATCACTTTATCGCAATATTCAAAACCTAAGATTGCAACAGGGCGATGGTACATTGGAATCAGCTGCAAAAGTACAGACCAAGAGACAACTTTACCAAAGAATGTTGCTGTAACTGTGAAAAAAGGATATACATATGACATGCTTGGCAAGACTCTACCCATAGCGTATGTGTGTATTATAGCTGTTATTGGTGGCATATCTATTGCTGtttttgcacatttctttctCAATCCTGACTTTGGCAAGTGTTCATTTTCAGGCCATGATCACTTAGAAGTAACTCAAAACAGGAACAGATCTCCAAGCATGGAAATGTCTGACTGTTGTCGAGAACCGTTACCTAGGGGGACATTCCTTTTCAAGGAATGGTTCAAAGTGATCTTTTTGGCGTGGTTTGGACAAGGTATCAAGACATATTCTTACCTGACTGCAGTTCTGGCCATAAGCTTTATGGTTGGATCAGCACAATTTGTGATTGCACGTTGGTCCAGCATGATTGAAGATGGCAATCGTGACCTTTGCTATTACAATGAGCTTTGCTACCGCCCGATTGCCATTGCCGATATGCCGTCTAACTTTATGCTCAGCAATGTTCCTTACATTATCCACGGTTTCTTGTTGGCTCTCTCTTTTTCCTTTAGGGAGGCAATAAAGCAAGAAGCCTGTTCTAGATCTAGTCGAAGGTATTCAATGGAAAGTGCTCGTCTTACTCTTTTGGCACCATACGACTACTCTGTGGCATATGCACTTTCCTGGGCTTTGGTCTTTGAAGGTCTCTTTTCCGCCACTTACCATCTCTGCCCATCTCGGCTCACTTTTCAGTTTGACTCAGCCTTCATGTTCATCATCTCAGGGCTGGTTGTAGTATCCCTGTACAACTGTAGAGTAAAAAGAATATTTCCTTCTGGACCAGAAGATCGCACCATGAAACACCCCAGTGAGACAGCTGTCCAAGCACCAAAATACTTCTTATTCTTTGTTGCACCACTGCTGGTGTTTAATTACATTGGTTCTGTGAAAGACACCCATACTGAGCTTCCGCTTTCCCTTAAAGTGATTTACTGGCTTACCTTGGTTGCATGGTTCATTGTCATGTACTTTTGGACCATCCAAAAGGTGGGAGTTCCATGTTGCTGGAAAAGATGCAATTGTGGTCCTGATGACGATTGCTGGGATATGAAAGCTATAATTAAGTGGATCTGGATCACCCTGTTTCCTCTTTGCTTGCTTATCATTGGTTTCAAGCAGAAAGATGATTGGtcccaaattttcctgttttcaTGTGTTGCTGCTGTGGTCTTGACCATTCTAGGCTTGATAAGTTTTGATATAGCCATGGATTTTAAAAGGCATCATCAAAGTggagaaaataatttctttcaacCAAAACAGATTTTCAGAATGCTACTTTGTAACTGGCATCGTGTGCTGTATGTGATCGCAACCTTTTTATTCTGGGTATTTGCCATGTACTTCTTTAAGATAAAATCCACAACACGCAAGGTTGAGAAACCAAGTGTCTCTCGTACTAAGAATCAAGAGTGTATCCTGTGGGATTTTTTCGACTACCATGACATCTGGCACATGTTGTCTTCATTTGCTCTCTTTATGAGTGCATACTTGCTGATATATGTCACCAGAAAAGTGGAGATTTACTTCTGGCATTGTGATGACAACCCTCAAGCTGAGAGAGGTGTTGTAAGGCAAGAGGAGCAGGTGCATCCATGCAATGTTATTATACCTTGTTCAG TGGATGGGGAACAGGCTGTCGAACAGGCAAATAATGTACAGCCCACTGTCAATGGTGAAACAAATGTATAG
- the LOC137979142 gene encoding NPC intracellular cholesterol transporter 2-like — protein MVKAISLTVFTSCIFCSVFCEPVIYKDCSGEAGGGLSILKEVDITPCSPQPCILKRGSEDTIKVTFLPKVNITAAKSIVSGRIGLAPFFLPFPLDNPDVCKDHGIKCPMIAGKQYTFKTVLPILRAYPPDQVLVKWEMHTSDQANKVVFCWMVPVRIE, from the exons ATGGTCAAGGCGATTTCTCTGACCGTTTTCACTTCATGCATTTTTTGTTCAGTCTTCTGTGAGCCTGTTATATATAAGGATTGCAGTGGAGAAGCTGGAG GTGGGTTGTCGATTTTAAAGGAAGTGGATATCACACCTTGTTCACCCCAGCCATGCATCTTAAAGAGAGGATCTGAGGACACAATCAAAGTTACTTTTCTACCAA aGGTGAATATAACGGCAGCCAAGAGCATTGTTAGTGGTAGAATCGGTTTAGCacctttttttttaccatttcctCTTGATAACCCAGACGTTTGTAAAGATCATGGTATCAAATGTCCCATGATTGCAGGGAAACAATATACATTCAAAACTGTTCTACCAATCTTGAGGGCATATCCTCCG GACCAAGTTCTTGTGAAATGGGAGATGCATACCAGTGACCAGGCTAATAAAGTCGTATTCTGCTGGATGGTACCAGTTAGAATCGAATGA